In Zingiber officinale cultivar Zhangliang chromosome 3A, Zo_v1.1, whole genome shotgun sequence, the DNA window ATCTCTAGACAGACATGTACTGACTTCTTAAATCTAGAAATGAACATTTCACTCTCAAATAACATTTTATGACCATAACAATCAGTGTAGATCTTAATGGAAAAAGGTACTAGTCTTGTGATGCAGCATTTTCAAAGCTTCTACCTACCTCACCAAATGACTAATGAATGCCATGGAATACAACTCCAACCACACACACAAGATAATTAATGCAGGAACAAGCTTTATTTTCCAAGGACATAACTTATACAAGCTTTATTTTCCAAGTAAAACCAACGATTTACTTAATTCAAAACCTCATTTTAGCACCCAGTGATTCATCTCTTGTCAAGAATGCATGACAATTCATTTCATGATGTACTAACCTCACGTGTATTGCGTTTACTCCCCCAACTGCTCTATTCTCTGCTCCTTCCAAAGTCCAAGCCTCATAAATCAACAATCGAAGACACATCTGTAAGGCGTGAACAAGATCAAGGCCATCATCTTGGTAACCCCACTGTTTCCCTGACAAAGCCAACTGAAAATAATATAAATTCTGTTACCTTAATAGAGCAGAGCACATGCAGAAATCAACTTCACACTATCAGCTTCTTTCCAAATATTCAAAATCTTGAAAACCTCAGCTCAAAATTTCCAaatataattaaatgattttattcAAATGACTAATATTTTTTAACCTTATTTTATTCCTTACATCTTTCAATCTAATAAATTGAACTTTTTCAGCAATAGAATCTATTAATTGTCTTTTTAAAATGTCCATATCATTTCaaactatttttttcatttatctATTCAAGATATGCTTAATTGCTCTCAAGGTTAGTATTTGTTACTTTTTTTCATCTACCTAAAACATTTTTCATGTCCATTATATTTTTCTTATACATATTCTTTCCTAACAATCTAACAAATTCATAAAATATGTATAGTCATACCACAGTTATGGCACAAGAATACAAATGTTCTTTGCCATATTAATCACCTCCTCTATGTCCTATTAATTATATCTTCATCAGCATTCCCTTCTTGAATAATAAATCCTCTATATTCAAAAAGTTGCATATGCTCTATCCTATTAATTTTAGAGCACAAGTTTCTTGGGCAAATATCTACAATTTAGTGTAGATTGGACTAAGACACtgaaagatacaagaagctataTTAGATGGTCACACTGCACTAAATTTCTATTTTGGTTTGAGTATACTAATAAACTTAGTATTCTAAATGTGAAAAAAGAAGCACAAATCCAATAAATAATGATAactatatttataaattttttagttGCATACTCCTGCTGGAAAATATTATTTCTATGCTGCCAAACTATCTGACAAATAGGGAAAAGAACTGGCTCTTGGCCTCAAGAGATACTCTTGTCTAGCTGACAAGAAGAAGATTAGGTAAGGTGATGATACCAAGCAGATTCAGAAGCATAGTACCTGGaagacagatttttttttttttcaatattatgAATATTGAAGACATTTCAAACGTTCAGTCTTCATAATTAAGAAAGCTATTTTTCTCATTCAATGGCCATTCCACCTAGCTTTAGTTTCTCAGGTGAGATAAACATATAGCATACAGGTAAGTTTAAGTTACTGCTTGTATGTGAGTTTCTCCAAGAAATTGACAAGATCTTCAAGAAGCTCTAAGTCATAATGCTCCTGatgtagcaaaaaaaaaaaaagaagaagaaaacaagcaTAGAAAATCGAGTAACAGAAAAGCCaatgacattttgttaatcaCTGGGAGCAGTAAGTATGCAATTATATTTAATAAGAACTTAACAAGTGCATATGTTTGATTGGGATGAAAAGGCAAGTTAGTGCCAAAACACGTCAGAATAGTTTCTCTCTGGAGCTACAATACAAGAGTAGCACCACCAATGAATCAATAAAACTAAAATAGAATCCAAAAGATTCCACCAGCACAAGATTTCTCAGTTTAAACTTATATGGCCAGCCTTTTATGTTGGGAACGTTTTAATGTCTCACTTAAATGAGCACCAATGTTGCAGAAGGGAAGCTATCTACTCAGCCTTTGGTTCTTAGAATAGTAATGCTTCCTTTTCCCCCTTCGGTGAGAATCTTAGTCTTCCCAATAACAGGCTTCCCAGAAAAAGCTGAGGTTGGATAACTGATTGAAGGATTATCAACCTCCTCATTTCTAGGTCTTGATGATGGTTGAGAATGAATCCGTTGATTTATGTCCTTCAAAGTCACGTGTCCTTGAATTTGTAATGGTTTGACGAGGGTAAAAGGATAAGCAACAGAGGTAGTTAACTTTGTCAGAGAGCTGATATGAGATTTTCTGCCTGAAAAGCATAGTAAGAAATGATTGTAGACGGTCAAGAGCTTTGAGCATTACTTACCTTGAATCAAATAGGACGTTTAGCAGTACCACAAGATAATACCTTTGAATATCCTAAGAGTAGATGGTTTAGGGGGGTTCGGCAGGACCTTAGTCTTTTTATCAGGTTCTCCAGTGAGAAAATCTATGAAAAACAAAGGAGAGGTTTGCTGAGATAATACTCTCCCATATGTCGACAACAGAAAAAATTCTGATGTAAACAAGTTATTGTGTTTTAAACTTCTTTTTCATTTGTCTGCTAACCTGAAACATCAATTTGGCTATTGAGTTTGACTTGATCGTTCATACTGGAAGACCTATTATGAGATTCAACACCAGATTATCAACAGAATATAACAACTATGTAAATTCAACCATGAAGCATGGAAAGGAAAAGATGTGTATTTAGAGTTGCAATACATCTCACTATCATTGAAATAGTTCTCCATCCATTCATCTGAGGATGGATCCAAGACTTCATTACTGAAAAGAAATCTATCATCTATCACAAATTCTTTGATTAGAATAGCTGGAAATCCACATCTGCTGCTAGAAAAATTCTTTCCGAGGTAAGAAAATAAAAACCTGAACACGTAAGATTCGACTGTAAATTTTGTGTGCAAATTTTTGCCGATGTCGAGTCCTCCCGAACCTAAAGTAAAAAATCAAACGCACCAAGTGGATGCTTTAGCCTAATTTGAATAAAGTATTAAGATGAATCTAATTTATCCATCTGAAGAAACAGTAGTAGAACAAACTACTTCAGAGGACAAATGCTCATTGACGGCTGTGGCACCATCATCAtcagaaaaaaaatttagaacaCGACGCCTTTTCACTCTTGATGCCTCGTTTGCTTCCTCCACGCCCTTCTCGGCCTCATCTGCTACCATTTATCTCACTTGAGATTTAGAAGGACTTGAAACAGTCAGAAGAGAAGGCAAAGTTGACAAACATACCTCCAAAATCCAATTCGTCTAAGTCGAAATCACCAAATCCTCGAAGTGGAGTTTGATTTCCCATCGTATCATCCCATAGAGGTAAAGCTGTGAATTTGAGAAATAGGTACTAAAACGTAAATTcccttgaaaaaaaaaagaagaagaagaattagctgTAGAAAACAAACCAAATTGGGAATATGTTGGCAGGCAacattcttcttcttgctgccatTGCCACATATCGCTGCTACAAATTCCACAGGACATTAGTACGgagtttcaaaaattattttaactgagCACTCAAAATCTCGAGTTCCGGCAGGTCATCAAACAACAAGCTGCTTCAGTCAAAAATGGTAATGGATGCGATATCATCGGCGATCCAAGACCTCCTCCGTATTCTTCAACAAACCCAAAacgaaagtataaaaaaaaaacgAAAAATAGGGGTCCAAGATCATTTGGATCCAGGAAGAAATCCTCTGAATCGGATCATTCGTAGACGAAACGATCGGGGAAAAGATCTCACGTGCTGTTGATATTGCCGCCATCGTTGCTACGGAAATCCATCTTTCAGTGAAGGGAAAGGAAAACGAAGTAGCCgttgagagagagagaaatgtAGCAAAGTTTGACTCCTTTGTCTGTTTGAGACTGTGGCTGCCTCTTTATTCATCGGCTACTATCGATGCCGAAACGAAATGAAACGAAATGCGATTTCCACGGTCGGAAGGAAGTGAAAACTCCCGACCGTACATAAATGAACCAACGGTCATGATCTAAATTCTATTATTATGTCTATTTATTTCTGTTGCAAATAAATTATTTCGAACAGCGACACTCAcattaataatatttcactaaaatTGTATGCTAAAACGTCTAATAATTTAGCAGTTTCTAATTTCGTTCTTCTCTTTCATtgatattttatttcattttcacATTT includes these proteins:
- the LOC122050266 gene encoding protein XRI1-like, coding for MENYFNDSEMSSSMNDQVKLNSQIDVSDFLTGEPDKKTKVLPNPPKPSTLRIFKGRKSHISSLTKLTTSVAYPFTLVKPLQIQGHVTLKDINQRIHSQPSSRPRNEEVDNPSISYPTSAFSGKPVIGKTKILTEGGKGSITILRTKG
- the LOC122053612 gene encoding uncharacterized protein LOC122053612 isoform X2; protein product: MDFRSNDGGNINSTDMWQWQQEEECCLPTYSQFALPLWDDTMGNQTPLRGFGDFDLDELDFGDEAEKGVEEANEASRVKRRRVLNFFSDDDGATAVNEHLSSEVREDSTSAKICTQNLQSNLTCSGFYFLTSERIFLAADVDFQLF
- the LOC122053612 gene encoding uncharacterized protein LOC122053612 isoform X1; this encodes MDFRSNDGGNINSTSDMWQWQQEEECCLPTYSQFALPLWDDTMGNQTPLRGFGDFDLDELDFGDEAEKGVEEANEASRVKRRRVLNFFSDDDGATAVNEHLSSEVREDSTSAKICTQNLQSNLTCSGFYFLTSERIFLAADVDFQLF